One genomic segment of Salinigranum rubrum includes these proteins:
- a CDS encoding NAD(P)-dependent oxidoreductase, translated as MSTIGVVGLGRMGSRMSEHLLESGFDLLGYDVREEPVERLRAAGGEGATSITAAAEGADIVLTSLPTPEIVEDVFCAEDGLLAADCGDLTVLELSTSTPETTRALADVGAGEGLRVVDAPVSGGTSGARNGTLTLMVGADESALDRLAVDVLNTLGENVFYLGEVGAGNTTKLVNNVLTTGHRVLAMEAMALGTAHGVDPRLLFEVISTSSGSSNQFEKRVPRVLNRNFEPTFTVDLSRKDLRLALTTADEIDYPMSLASLVHAFYTEASAKGYGEEDACAVVKVFEENADVLVEASGVDETFEGY; from the coding sequence ATGTCGACAATCGGCGTGGTCGGACTGGGCCGCATGGGGAGTCGAATGAGCGAACATCTGCTCGAGAGCGGGTTCGACCTGCTCGGCTACGATGTACGCGAGGAGCCGGTCGAACGACTTCGCGCGGCGGGCGGCGAAGGCGCGACGTCGATTACCGCCGCCGCCGAGGGGGCCGACATCGTCCTGACGAGCCTCCCGACCCCCGAAATCGTCGAAGACGTGTTCTGTGCCGAAGACGGACTCCTCGCCGCCGACTGCGGCGACCTCACCGTGCTGGAACTGAGTACGAGTACGCCCGAGACGACGCGGGCGCTCGCGGACGTCGGGGCCGGGGAGGGTCTCCGGGTGGTCGACGCGCCCGTCAGCGGCGGGACCTCCGGTGCCCGGAACGGCACGCTGACGCTCATGGTCGGTGCCGACGAGTCCGCCCTCGATAGGCTCGCCGTCGACGTCCTGAACACTCTCGGGGAGAACGTGTTCTATCTCGGGGAGGTGGGAGCGGGCAACACGACGAAGCTCGTGAACAACGTCCTGACGACGGGTCATCGCGTCCTCGCGATGGAGGCGATGGCGCTGGGGACGGCACACGGCGTCGACCCTCGCCTCCTGTTCGAGGTCATCTCGACCTCCAGCGGCTCTTCGAACCAGTTCGAGAAGCGCGTTCCCCGGGTTCTGAACCGGAACTTCGAGCCGACCTTCACTGTGGACCTCTCCCGGAAGGACCTCCGACTCGCGCTGACGACGGCCGACGAAATCGACTACCCGATGTCGCTCGCCAGCCTGGTCCACGCGTTCTACACGGAGGCGAGCGCGAAGGGGTACGGCGAGGAGGACGCCTGTGCCGTCGTGAAGGTGTTCGAGGAGAACGCGGACGTGCTCGTCGAGGCTTCCGGCGTGGACGAGACGTTCGAGGGGTACTGA
- the paaK gene encoding phenylacetate--CoA ligase PaaK: MGYADVERATRDRMRDLQSERLRETVTHAYEHVDFYRRRFDEAGVSPGDVETVADIERLPFTTKEDFRDEYPDGLFGVPRSEIRRVHASSGTTGTPKVVAYTENDLGVWREVMARTLYAAGVRPGDMVQNAYGYGLFTGGLGFHDGIEELGAAVIPTGGGNTQRQLDMLRDLEPTALCCTPSYCLYLADAAADRGVDLRDLPVARVLIGAEPFTDPMREEIERELGVKAVDVYGLSELVGPGVSVECEEAQDGLHVWEDHFYPEVVDPETGEVLPEGESGELVLTNLTAEALPAVRYRTGDVTSLTSAACACGRTTVRMDNVTGRADDLLIVRGVNVYVSQIEEVVVGIDGMSGHYRIDLHREGGLDTVHVTAERREDAGHSNEELRDRIATRLEAVLDVSPDEVTVVDPETIERTAVGKVKRVYDHR; the protein is encoded by the coding sequence ATGGGATACGCCGACGTCGAACGGGCGACGAGAGACCGAATGCGGGACCTCCAGTCGGAACGACTCCGTGAGACAGTAACTCACGCGTACGAGCACGTCGACTTCTACAGGCGACGGTTCGACGAGGCCGGAGTCTCACCCGGGGACGTCGAGACCGTCGCGGACATCGAGCGCCTCCCGTTCACGACGAAGGAAGACTTCAGGGACGAGTACCCCGACGGGTTGTTCGGCGTCCCGCGGAGCGAGATCAGACGGGTCCACGCCTCGTCGGGCACGACAGGAACGCCGAAGGTCGTCGCGTACACCGAGAACGACCTCGGGGTGTGGCGGGAGGTGATGGCGCGGACGCTGTACGCCGCGGGGGTCCGACCGGGCGACATGGTGCAGAACGCCTACGGCTACGGCCTGTTCACCGGCGGGCTGGGGTTCCACGACGGCATCGAAGAACTCGGGGCCGCGGTCATCCCGACGGGAGGCGGGAACACCCAGCGTCAACTGGACATGTTACGGGACCTGGAACCAACGGCGCTCTGCTGTACGCCCTCGTACTGTCTGTACCTGGCCGACGCCGCGGCCGACCGTGGGGTGGACCTGCGCGACCTCCCCGTCGCACGAGTACTCATCGGGGCCGAACCGTTCACCGACCCGATGCGCGAGGAGATAGAGCGGGAACTGGGAGTGAAGGCGGTCGACGTCTACGGCCTCTCGGAACTCGTCGGCCCGGGCGTCTCCGTCGAGTGCGAGGAGGCACAGGACGGACTGCACGTCTGGGAAGACCACTTCTACCCCGAGGTCGTCGACCCCGAGACCGGCGAGGTGCTCCCCGAGGGGGAGTCGGGCGAACTCGTGCTCACGAACCTGACGGCGGAGGCGCTGCCCGCAGTCCGCTACCGGACCGGCGACGTCACCTCGCTCACGTCCGCGGCGTGTGCGTGCGGACGGACGACGGTGCGGATGGACAACGTCACCGGCCGGGCGGACGACCTGCTCATCGTCCGCGGGGTGAACGTCTACGTCAGTCAGATCGAGGAGGTCGTCGTCGGCATCGACGGGATGAGCGGCCACTACCGGATCGACCTCCACCGGGAAGGAGGGTTAGACACCGTCCACGTCACCGCCGAACGGCGTGAAGACGCCGGGCACTCCAACGAGGAGCTTCGAGATCGCATCGCAACCCGGCTGGAGGCGGTGCTCGACGTCTCGCCGGACGAGGTGACAGTCGTCGACCCCGAGACAATCGAACGGACCGCGGTCGGCAAGGTGAAGCGGGTGTACGACCACCGGTGA
- a CDS encoding cupin domain-containing protein, with amino-acid sequence MDVTSLPDLPDDAEPYHEFLRRDSLSVGRYRLPAGGVDPQEPHTEDEVYYVVSGRASIVVADEVSPVEPGDVIFVEREVDHRFVDIEEDLEVLVFFAPAEGSLGE; translated from the coding sequence ATGGACGTCACGTCCCTCCCGGACCTCCCTGACGACGCCGAGCCGTATCACGAGTTCCTGCGCCGCGACTCGCTCAGCGTCGGCCGCTACCGCCTCCCCGCGGGCGGCGTCGACCCGCAGGAGCCCCACACGGAAGACGAGGTCTACTACGTCGTCTCGGGCCGCGCCAGCATCGTCGTCGCCGACGAGGTGTCACCCGTCGAACCGGGTGACGTGATCTTCGTCGAGCGCGAGGTCGACCACCGGTTCGTCGACATCGAGGAGGACCTGGAGGTGCTGGTCTTCTTCGCGCCCGCGGAGGGGTCGTTGGGGGAGTGA
- a CDS encoding DUF192 domain-containing protein, translating to MALDTRRLLGVAVAFALLTAGVVVVQSGLLATVDPPDDGEYDRATVTLVSDSGERLAEIDVRIADTSEKRYLGLSDTESLAPREGMLFVHESEGQYAYVMRDMSFPLDIVFIAPNGTVTTVHHAPLPPEGTSNAELTRYRGTGRYVLELPQGTANETGLDAGDRVAIPDSVG from the coding sequence ATGGCCCTCGACACCCGACGGCTCCTCGGCGTCGCCGTCGCGTTCGCCCTCCTGACGGCCGGCGTCGTCGTGGTTCAGTCGGGCCTCCTCGCGACCGTCGACCCGCCCGACGACGGCGAGTACGACCGAGCGACGGTCACCCTCGTCAGCGATTCGGGCGAGCGGCTCGCCGAAATCGACGTCCGCATCGCCGACACGTCCGAGAAACGCTATCTCGGGCTCTCCGACACCGAGTCGCTCGCTCCCCGCGAGGGAATGCTGTTCGTCCACGAGTCGGAGGGGCAGTACGCCTACGTGATGCGCGACATGTCGTTCCCGCTCGACATCGTCTTCATCGCCCCGAACGGTACGGTGACGACCGTCCACCACGCGCCGCTCCCGCCAGAGGGTACGAGCAACGCCGAACTCACCCGCTACCGGGGCACCGGTCGCTACGTGCTCGAACTCCCGCAGGGGACCGCGAACGAGACCGGACTCGACGCGGGTGACCGCGTCGCTATCCCCGATTCGGTCGGGTGA
- a CDS encoding DUF7538 family protein, producing MTDVDSDPSPDTDARTASDADAGTDVVDALGTQEGWHAEGFAARVHYRGADDHYSVEYYAPSDCVLYWKVKGNGEVAVPVGRETVPDPLRERVRQDLDEAGVDPAVESRVV from the coding sequence ATGACCGACGTCGACTCCGACCCGAGCCCGGACACGGACGCGAGAACGGCGAGCGACGCCGACGCGGGGACGGACGTCGTCGACGCTCTCGGCACACAGGAGGGGTGGCACGCCGAGGGGTTCGCGGCACGGGTTCACTACCGCGGGGCGGACGACCACTACAGCGTCGAGTACTACGCCCCCTCCGACTGCGTCCTCTACTGGAAAGTGAAGGGAAACGGCGAGGTGGCGGTGCCCGTCGGCCGCGAAACGGTTCCCGACCCGCTGCGAGAGCGGGTCCGCCAGGACCTCGACGAGGCGGGGGTCGACCCGGCGGTCGAGTCGCGCGTCGTCTGA
- a CDS encoding ABC transporter ATP-binding protein — MDVGLDDDDPFEEQRDNVQNPMRRLFLTYGRERAGSFTLGLSASVGARLLDLLPPLLLGVAIDAIFSDNKPYDLPLVPAAWLPTDDEAQFWLTIGLVGLAFFGGAGLHYVRNWGWNRFAQHVQHAVRVDTYESMQRLNMAFFADKQTGEMMSILSNDVNRLESFLNDGMNSAFRLGIMVLGIAGVLFWLNSQLAVVALLPVPLIAVFTYLFIKTIQPKYATVRSAVGKVNSRLENNLGGISVIKAANTETYESDRVEDVSLDYYDANWDAIETRIVFFPALRVLAGIGFLLTFTVGGLWVFQGEGPWIFTGTLSPGDFVVFVLFTQRFVWPLAQFGQIINMYQRAYASTERVFGLMDEPARIPERPDAPDLVVTQGRVEYDGVSFGYETSDERVVEDVSFTVEGGDTVALVGPTGAGKSTLLRLLLRLYDVDEGSIEIDGQDVRDVSVSSLRRAMGYVSQETFLFHGTVKENIAYGSFDASDEDIVAAAKAAEAHEFIQNLPDEYDTMVGERGVKLSGGQRQRVAIARAVLRDPEVLVLDEATSDVDTETEMLIQRSLDNLTENRTTFAIAHRLSTIKDADQIVVVEDGGVVERGTHEELLEENGLYAHLWGVQAGEIDDLPEEFVERARGRGARVEVDNDD, encoded by the coding sequence ATGGACGTCGGTCTCGACGATGACGACCCGTTCGAGGAACAGCGCGACAACGTGCAGAACCCGATGCGTCGCCTGTTCCTCACCTACGGGCGCGAGCGGGCGGGTTCGTTCACGCTCGGCCTCAGCGCCAGCGTCGGCGCCCGCCTTCTCGACCTCCTCCCCCCGCTGCTCCTCGGTGTCGCTATCGACGCGATCTTCTCCGACAACAAGCCGTACGACCTGCCGCTCGTTCCGGCGGCGTGGCTGCCCACCGACGACGAAGCGCAGTTCTGGCTCACCATCGGCCTCGTCGGACTCGCGTTCTTCGGCGGTGCTGGCCTGCACTACGTCCGCAACTGGGGGTGGAACCGCTTCGCTCAGCACGTCCAGCACGCGGTCCGGGTCGACACCTACGAGTCGATGCAGCGGCTCAACATGGCCTTCTTCGCCGACAAGCAGACCGGCGAGATGATGTCCATCCTCTCGAACGACGTCAATCGGCTGGAGAGCTTCCTCAACGACGGGATGAACTCGGCCTTTCGGTTGGGCATCATGGTCCTCGGCATCGCCGGCGTGCTGTTCTGGCTCAATTCGCAACTCGCCGTCGTCGCGCTCCTCCCGGTGCCGCTCATCGCCGTCTTCACCTACCTGTTCATCAAGACCATCCAGCCGAAGTACGCCACCGTCCGTTCGGCCGTCGGCAAGGTGAACTCCCGGCTGGAGAACAACCTCGGCGGCATCTCGGTCATCAAGGCCGCCAACACCGAGACGTACGAGTCCGACCGCGTCGAGGACGTCTCCCTGGATTACTACGACGCCAACTGGGACGCCATCGAGACGCGCATCGTCTTCTTCCCCGCCCTTCGCGTCCTCGCCGGAATCGGCTTCCTCCTCACCTTCACCGTTGGGGGACTCTGGGTCTTCCAGGGCGAAGGACCGTGGATATTCACGGGGACGCTCTCGCCCGGTGACTTCGTCGTCTTCGTCCTCTTCACCCAGCGGTTCGTCTGGCCGCTCGCGCAGTTCGGACAGATAATCAACATGTATCAGCGCGCGTACGCCAGCACCGAGCGCGTCTTCGGCCTCATGGACGAACCCGCCCGCATCCCCGAACGGCCGGACGCGCCCGACCTCGTCGTGACTCAGGGGAGAGTCGAGTACGACGGCGTCTCGTTCGGCTACGAGACGAGCGACGAGCGCGTCGTCGAGGACGTCTCCTTCACCGTCGAGGGCGGCGACACCGTCGCGCTCGTCGGTCCCACCGGCGCGGGCAAGTCGACGCTCCTCCGACTCCTGCTCCGCCTGTACGACGTCGACGAGGGCTCCATCGAAATCGACGGCCAGGACGTCCGCGACGTCTCGGTGTCGAGCCTCAGACGGGCGATGGGCTACGTCAGCCAGGAGACGTTCCTCTTTCACGGCACCGTGAAGGAGAACATCGCGTACGGCAGCTTCGACGCGAGCGACGAGGATATCGTCGCGGCCGCGAAGGCCGCCGAGGCGCACGAGTTCATCCAGAACCTCCCCGACGAGTACGACACGATGGTGGGCGAGCGCGGGGTCAAACTCTCCGGCGGGCAGCGCCAGCGCGTCGCCATCGCCCGGGCCGTCCTCCGCGACCCGGAGGTCCTCGTGCTGGACGAGGCCACCTCCGACGTCGACACGGAGACGGAGATGCTCATCCAGCGCTCGCTCGACAACCTGACCGAGAACCGAACGACGTTCGCCATCGCTCATCGGCTGTCGACTATCAAGGACGCCGACCAGATCGTCGTGGTCGAGGACGGCGGCGTCGTCGAGCGCGGCACGCACGAGGAGCTTCTGGAAGAGAACGGCCTGTACGCGCATCTCTGGGGCGTGCAGGCCGGCGAGATAGACGACCTCCCCGAGGAGTTCGTCGAGCGCGCACGGGGGCGGGGCGCTCGCGTGGAAGTCGACAACGACGACTGA
- a CDS encoding DUF5790 family protein encodes MSSQAQLGDDDLFGEAAAEMREDVEEHLDAARAELPSADDVWETDADNVLGVLNGLKSSLDIGDVAEELRQAKKWYVIGSRAEAFDDAEDLEEEIEELEELVETITEAREQVGELTGVMPQLRGALQDAADAEDEDEEEEEEE; translated from the coding sequence ATGAGTAGCCAGGCCCAACTCGGTGACGACGACCTGTTCGGCGAGGCCGCAGCTGAAATGCGCGAAGACGTCGAGGAACACCTCGACGCGGCCCGCGCGGAACTCCCCTCTGCGGACGACGTCTGGGAGACGGACGCGGACAACGTGCTCGGCGTCCTCAACGGACTGAAATCCTCGCTCGACATCGGCGACGTCGCCGAGGAACTCCGGCAGGCGAAGAAGTGGTACGTCATCGGCTCCCGCGCCGAGGCGTTCGACGACGCCGAGGATCTGGAGGAGGAGATCGAGGAACTGGAGGAACTGGTCGAGACGATCACCGAGGCGCGAGAGCAGGTCGGCGAACTGACCGGCGTGATGCCCCAGTTGCGCGGTGCCCTGCAGGACGCGGCCGACGCTGAAGACGAGGACGAAGAGGAAGAAGAAGAGGAGTGA
- a CDS encoding dihydroneopterin aldolase family protein, translated as MATDAEQACFEAGIKFGSLYHQFAGTPVSPRSIESLERAMEEAIENQPYCVSVSVDIHEERVAAAIDHENGYTELTGSLMDVEMRIEYEERVVRTRMEMEGGYPLMRIVSVE; from the coding sequence ATGGCTACCGACGCGGAGCAGGCGTGTTTCGAGGCCGGAATTAAGTTCGGGTCGCTCTACCACCAGTTCGCCGGAACGCCCGTCTCCCCTCGAAGCATCGAGAGTCTCGAACGGGCGATGGAGGAGGCCATCGAGAACCAGCCGTACTGTGTCTCCGTCTCGGTCGACATCCACGAGGAGCGGGTCGCCGCCGCCATCGACCACGAGAACGGTTACACCGAACTCACGGGGAGCCTGATGGACGTCGAGATGCGCATCGAGTACGAGGAACGGGTGGTGCGGACCCGGATGGAGATGGAGGGAGGGTATCCGCTGATGAGAATCGTCTCCGTCGAGTAG
- the azf gene encoding NAD-dependent glucose-6-phosphate dehydrogenase Azf produces the protein MDKPVLLTGAGGRVGQAILGHLGDRYHWRLLDREPLSSDKIPETVSDADVFVADVTDDYAVRNAIDGVGAVVHLAGDPRPEAPWDSVLRNNIDGTQTMLEEAANVGVEKFAFASSNHAVGAYETEDRTPQMYRTDDQFRLDGSELPRPGNLYGVSKAAGETLGRYYHDESGMSVVCVRIGNLTRGHPPRNYERGQAMWLSYRDCAHLFDRCLQADYEYEVVYGISDNDRKYYSIDRARDALGYDPQDNSADYHADGTPKEHIAE, from the coding sequence ATGGACAAGCCGGTTCTCTTGACGGGGGCGGGCGGTCGTGTCGGGCAGGCCATTCTCGGCCACCTCGGCGACCGCTACCACTGGCGACTTCTCGACCGCGAGCCCCTGTCGAGCGACAAAATCCCCGAAACCGTGTCGGACGCCGACGTGTTCGTCGCCGACGTCACCGACGACTACGCCGTCCGGAACGCGATCGACGGCGTCGGTGCGGTCGTCCATCTCGCGGGTGACCCACGTCCCGAGGCCCCGTGGGACTCCGTCCTCCGGAACAACATCGACGGGACGCAGACGATGCTCGAGGAGGCGGCCAACGTCGGGGTCGAGAAGTTCGCGTTCGCCTCCTCGAACCACGCTGTGGGCGCGTACGAGACGGAAGACCGAACCCCACAGATGTACCGGACCGACGACCAGTTCCGTCTCGACGGCTCCGAACTCCCCCGTCCCGGCAACCTGTACGGCGTCTCGAAGGCCGCCGGCGAGACGCTGGGGCGTTACTACCACGACGAGTCGGGGATGAGCGTCGTCTGCGTCCGCATCGGCAATCTCACCCGCGGTCACCCGCCGCGGAACTACGAGCGCGGCCAGGCGATGTGGCTCTCCTACCGCGACTGTGCGCACCTGTTCGACCGCTGTCTGCAGGCCGACTACGAGTACGAGGTCGTCTACGGTATCTCCGACAACGACCGAAAGTACTACTCCATCGACCGTGCGCGGGACGCGTTGG